A genomic region of Friedmanniella luteola contains the following coding sequences:
- the ppk2 gene encoding polyphosphate kinase 2: MTEKEYQAAKRSLQIELLKMQSWVRATQSKVACVFEGRDAAGKGGTIKRFTENLNPRGARVVALEKPTEREATQWYFQRYISVLPSGGEIVLFDRSWYNRAGVERVMAFCSPVEYLEFMRQAPDLERMLVRSGLHLVKFWFSVSRDEQRRRFAQRHADPVRRWKLSPMDLQSLDKWEDYTAAKEAMFFYTDTADAPWTVVKSNDKKRARIEALRHVLSVLDYTDKDRDVVGTPDPLIVGTGPSARMLDEADEDSHRVFPHL; the protein is encoded by the coding sequence ATGACCGAGAAGGAGTACCAGGCGGCCAAGCGGTCGCTGCAGATCGAGCTGCTCAAGATGCAGAGCTGGGTACGAGCGACCCAGTCCAAGGTCGCGTGCGTGTTCGAGGGCCGGGACGCGGCGGGCAAGGGCGGCACCATCAAGCGGTTCACCGAGAACCTGAACCCGCGCGGCGCCCGGGTGGTGGCGCTGGAGAAGCCGACCGAGCGCGAGGCCACCCAGTGGTACTTCCAGCGCTACATCTCCGTGCTGCCCAGCGGCGGCGAGATCGTGCTCTTCGACCGCTCCTGGTACAACCGGGCGGGCGTCGAGCGGGTGATGGCTTTCTGCTCGCCGGTCGAGTACCTGGAGTTCATGCGGCAGGCGCCCGACCTGGAGCGGATGCTGGTCCGCAGCGGGCTGCACCTGGTCAAGTTCTGGTTCTCGGTCTCCCGCGACGAGCAGCGCCGCCGGTTCGCGCAGCGCCACGCCGACCCGGTCCGCCGGTGGAAGCTCAGCCCGATGGACCTGCAGTCGCTGGACAAGTGGGAGGACTACACCGCGGCCAAGGAGGCGATGTTCTTCTACACCGACACCGCCGACGCCCCGTGGACCGTGGTCAAGAGCAACGACAAGAAGCGTGCCCGCATCGAGGCGTTGCGCCACGTCCTGTCGGTGCTCGACTACACCGACAAGGACCGCGACGTGGTCGGCACCCCCGACCCGCTGATCGTCGGCACGGGTCCGTCGGCGCGGATGCTGGACGAGGCCGACGAGGACTCCCACCGGGTCTTCCCGCACCTCTGA
- a CDS encoding NADPH-dependent FMN reductase, with protein sequence MTRIAIIVGSTRPGRNGTAVAEWVHAYAKTRTDAEYELVDIEQFHLPLLDEPVPASMGLYSKDHTKTWAATVASFDGFVFVTPEYNHSPSGALKNAIDFVYGEWNNKAAGFVGYGSVGAVRAVEQLRLIASELQVATVRAQVALNLATDFENYSVFTPGDHHQANLTTLFDQLVAWTQALEGVRADAQDAVAA encoded by the coding sequence ATGACGCGCATCGCCATCATCGTCGGCAGCACCCGGCCCGGCCGCAACGGCACCGCCGTCGCGGAGTGGGTCCACGCCTACGCCAAGACCCGGACCGACGCCGAGTACGAGCTGGTCGACATCGAGCAGTTCCACCTGCCGCTGCTCGACGAGCCGGTGCCCGCGTCCATGGGCTTGTACTCCAAGGACCACACCAAGACCTGGGCCGCCACGGTCGCGTCCTTCGACGGCTTCGTCTTCGTCACCCCGGAGTACAACCACAGCCCCTCCGGCGCGCTGAAGAACGCCATCGACTTCGTCTACGGCGAGTGGAACAACAAGGCCGCCGGCTTCGTCGGCTACGGCTCGGTGGGTGCGGTCCGCGCCGTCGAGCAGCTGCGGCTGATCGCCTCCGAGCTCCAGGTGGCCACGGTCCGGGCGCAGGTCGCCCTCAACCTGGCCACCGACTTCGAGAACTACTCGGTCTTCACGCCGGGCGACCACCACCAGGCCAACCTGACGACGCTGTTCGACCAGCTCGTCGCCTGGACCCAGGCCCTCGAGGGCGTCCGGGCCGACGCGCAGGACGCCGTCGCCGCCTGA